One stretch of Flavobacterium sp. 9 DNA includes these proteins:
- a CDS encoding histidine phosphatase family protein encodes MKNLILIRHAKSSWEAPLKDFDRPLMKKGILDAHDVSANISKFLPKTYIIWSSTAARATETALIFAQNISYPIESIVYKDDLYTFDERQLEKVIKSCDNSFDSVILFGHNEAITNFVNKFGDVFIENVPTSGFVSLRFDSESWDTINKGKTHKTIFPKDLK; translated from the coding sequence ATGAAAAATTTAATTTTAATACGGCACGCAAAATCCAGCTGGGAAGCTCCTTTAAAAGATTTTGACAGACCTTTAATGAAAAAAGGTATTTTAGATGCACATGATGTATCAGCAAATATTTCAAAATTTCTGCCAAAGACATATATTATATGGAGTAGTACTGCCGCTCGTGCCACGGAAACAGCTCTTATTTTTGCTCAAAATATTTCATACCCTATTGAAAGTATCGTTTATAAAGACGACCTTTATACCTTTGATGAGAGACAACTCGAGAAAGTTATCAAATCATGTGATAATAGTTTCGATAGCGTTATTCTTTTTGGACATAACGAGGCTATTACAAATTTTGTTAATAAATTTGGGGATGTTTTTATCGAAAATGTTCCTACGTCCGGTTTCGTATCATTACGATTTGATTCAGAAAGTTGGGACACTATTAATAAAGGCAAAACCCATAAAACCATTTTCCCCAAAGATTTAAAATAA